A single genomic interval of Bacillus sp. es.036 harbors:
- a CDS encoding M20 family metallopeptidase, with amino-acid sequence MRTALFKRLEELYPQMVELRRELHQHPELSFHEVHTPKRIAEFYEKLEMPIRTEVGGRGVVAVLEGALPGKTVALRADFDALPINDEKDVPYKSTVPGVMHACGHDGHTSTLLHLAKALNEQRDQLAGRVVFIHQFAEEITPGGAKPMIEDGCLDGVDVLFGTHLWSGFPTGTVAYKTGRIMAAADSFEIVVKGRGGHGGIPHEAVDSIVIASQLVSQLQQIVSRFIDPGHTAVLSIGSFHAGSAFNVISETATLKGTVRTFDREVREKIIALMERMIKGMCESSGADYRFTYDRGYPPVVNHEKETMMLKEAAKRVGNVKNVVETEALMVGEDVAYYLEKVPGTFFLTGSGNKELSSTYPHHHPMFDIDENAMLIAAQTLGEATLSYLEQHRYEAEEIKS; translated from the coding sequence ATGAGAACTGCACTGTTTAAGAGATTAGAAGAGCTTTATCCACAAATGGTTGAACTAAGAAGAGAGCTTCATCAGCATCCCGAGCTTTCTTTCCATGAAGTTCACACACCAAAACGAATCGCTGAATTTTATGAAAAGCTTGAAATGCCTATTCGTACTGAAGTTGGTGGAAGAGGTGTTGTAGCTGTTCTGGAAGGAGCATTACCTGGTAAAACAGTAGCCTTACGAGCGGATTTCGATGCTCTTCCAATAAATGATGAAAAAGACGTTCCATATAAATCGACAGTTCCCGGCGTGATGCATGCTTGCGGACACGACGGTCATACGTCTACGCTTTTACATCTTGCAAAAGCGTTAAACGAACAACGTGATCAATTAGCTGGACGAGTTGTTTTTATTCATCAATTTGCAGAAGAAATCACGCCTGGTGGTGCAAAGCCGATGATCGAAGATGGGTGTCTTGATGGGGTTGACGTGCTCTTTGGAACGCATCTCTGGTCAGGGTTTCCTACAGGCACCGTCGCATACAAAACAGGACGCATTATGGCAGCTGCCGACTCGTTTGAAATTGTCGTAAAAGGAAGAGGTGGGCATGGAGGTATTCCGCACGAAGCCGTTGATTCCATTGTCATTGCTAGTCAGCTTGTTAGTCAGTTGCAGCAAATCGTTAGTCGATTTATTGATCCAGGTCATACAGCCGTCTTGTCAATTGGCTCCTTTCATGCAGGATCGGCGTTTAACGTTATTTCAGAAACGGCTACGCTGAAAGGAACCGTTCGTACTTTTGATCGAGAAGTTCGTGAGAAGATCATTGCGTTAATGGAACGAATGATTAAAGGGATGTGTGAAAGTAGCGGGGCTGACTATAGGTTTACCTATGATCGAGGATACCCTCCTGTTGTGAACCACGAGAAGGAAACGATGATGCTGAAGGAGGCGGCCAAAAGAGTAGGAAATGTAAAAAATGTGGTCGAAACAGAAGCATTAATGGTTGGAGAAGATGTTGCTTATTATCTTGAAAAAGTACCGGGAACGTTCTTTTTAACTGGTTCAGGAAATAAGGAGCTGTCATCGACTTATCCTCATCATCATCCGATGTTTGATATTGATGAGAATGCGATGTTGATCGCTGCTCAAACGCTAGGAGAGGCCACTTTATCTTATTTAGAACAACATCGTTATGAAGCAGAAGAGATAAAGAGTTAA
- a CDS encoding helix-turn-helix domain-containing protein produces the protein MARGLLENEAELSKRQLHLLMQVSTIFNSSLDFYAVIQSVIEETVSVIDAADGGVLFLYDDERKRLKVAGSTGFRKKTVNEVLLQSGESMTGLAFEKKETLHFKTNLEVEEAMKTMTPQNATLYHQSADDLPMSTICIPIIKEEDCTGVIVLDQFNLEKEFTKDDIRLVEAISSQAAIALMNANLYRNKEASLQKLKQFNKTMINQNESLSKSVETHHALSDIGMNEGSFQEICSYLTNSIGKTVMIFDPFGEVKASSHAEWPSTENLQKMILKHLNTIKQKKHEVEVFHAKEDFLLFPLGRLSFPLGYLAIISESLPLTRFEHSAVFHACTVAGLQLMKQEAEHKERQRLTGELIINLLSAQEEEADLSYLADRLQADWNDFFTVAVLDVPQEVEQGQEEWLRSCIHASISHLLQKGDTKLLVTEWGRQIVILFHDADGVESSIVSVNRFIRDFKALTSSITSEKMCRIGIGKSVKGIRALDQSFNEAKKTIKFLERFTFAGYSSWYGEIGALRLLLNNNEEELANYALEYLSPLLAYEKRRKGELFQTLFVYLSTGQDIKNASEQLHVHVNTMNYRIQRIQEIVTINFNDPSDLLNIQVACSIYRYLFEA, from the coding sequence ATGGCGAGAGGGTTACTTGAAAATGAAGCAGAATTAAGTAAAAGACAACTACATTTATTGATGCAAGTATCAACCATCTTTAACTCATCACTTGATTTCTATGCGGTGATTCAGTCCGTCATTGAAGAGACCGTCTCTGTCATTGATGCTGCAGATGGTGGCGTGCTCTTTTTATACGATGATGAGCGGAAGAGATTGAAAGTTGCGGGATCGACTGGGTTCCGAAAGAAAACGGTAAATGAGGTATTACTTCAATCTGGAGAATCGATGACAGGCCTGGCATTTGAAAAAAAAGAAACGCTCCACTTTAAAACAAACCTTGAAGTAGAAGAAGCGATGAAAACGATGACGCCTCAGAATGCAACGCTCTACCATCAGTCCGCAGACGATTTACCTATGAGTACCATTTGTATTCCAATTATTAAAGAAGAAGATTGTACAGGGGTTATTGTATTAGATCAATTTAATCTAGAAAAAGAGTTTACGAAGGACGATATTCGATTAGTTGAAGCCATCTCGTCTCAGGCGGCGATTGCTCTCATGAATGCGAATTTGTATCGGAACAAGGAAGCTTCTCTTCAAAAATTAAAGCAATTTAACAAGACAATGATAAATCAAAATGAAAGTTTATCAAAATCTGTTGAAACCCACCATGCCCTATCTGATATCGGTATGAATGAAGGGTCTTTTCAAGAAATTTGTTCTTATCTTACAAATTCTATCGGTAAAACCGTCATGATTTTTGATCCATTTGGTGAAGTGAAGGCGTCGAGCCACGCTGAATGGCCATCAACTGAAAACTTGCAAAAGATGATTTTGAAGCACCTCAATACGATTAAGCAAAAAAAACATGAGGTTGAAGTTTTTCACGCTAAAGAAGATTTCTTGTTATTCCCACTTGGTAGACTTTCCTTCCCACTAGGCTATCTGGCGATTATTTCCGAATCGCTCCCGCTTACAAGGTTTGAACATTCTGCTGTTTTTCATGCATGCACAGTAGCGGGTCTACAATTAATGAAACAAGAAGCGGAGCATAAAGAACGGCAGCGGCTTACCGGTGAACTAATCATCAATCTTTTATCTGCTCAGGAAGAGGAAGCGGATCTAAGCTACCTTGCCGATCGACTTCAAGCTGATTGGAATGATTTTTTTACCGTGGCGGTTCTCGATGTTCCGCAAGAAGTAGAGCAGGGGCAAGAAGAGTGGTTGAGAAGTTGCATTCATGCATCAATTAGTCATTTGCTTCAAAAAGGTGATACGAAATTGCTTGTGACAGAGTGGGGGAGACAGATTGTTATCCTCTTCCACGATGCTGATGGGGTAGAATCGTCAATCGTATCAGTTAATCGCTTTATCCGTGATTTCAAAGCACTCACTTCATCTATTACGTCAGAAAAAATGTGTAGAATCGGAATAGGAAAATCAGTTAAAGGAATACGCGCATTAGACCAGTCCTTCAATGAAGCCAAGAAAACAATTAAATTTTTAGAACGCTTTACATTTGCTGGGTATTCGTCATGGTATGGAGAAATTGGAGCGCTTCGTTTGTTGTTAAACAACAACGAGGAGGAGCTTGCTAATTATGCGCTTGAGTATCTCTCTCCCCTACTTGCTTATGAGAAGCGACGCAAAGGAGAGCTTTTTCAAACATTGTTTGTGTACTTATCGACAGGACAGGATATCAAAAACGCTTCAGAACAACTGCACGTTCATGTGAACACAATGAACTACCGCATTCAACGTATCCAAGAGATAGTAACGATTAATTTTAACGATCCATCTGACCTTTTGAACATTCAAGTTGCTTGTAGTATTTACCGCTATTTATTTGAAGCGTAA